A single genomic interval of Leptolyngbyaceae cyanobacterium harbors:
- a CDS encoding ATP-binding protein gives MPLPGGATDKFGNRYEVRWTVACMIEVMDENADSIRLEPPGVEGEGVEFWLSKGNSRGYHQVKRQQSVGNWTIVNLKNKEILSNFWKKLTKSSTAECVFISTDRAFQLDELADNAKRSASWQEFEREFLNSGKAQTSERLKNFQELCRCWNNCPETEAYEALQRISVRVMDEESLRTNIEGRIAALVEGESATVVDVLAQFALDEVHHELTAHDIWHHLEKKHRLRRRQWGKDPHVLTAVDDANNRYFSPLRDAAIANQVIPRDEAQTVLRKLAAPDTKRGLLLLGEAGVGKSGVMLQVLEALRDRGVPTLAFRIDRLEPTLLPNDVGQQLGLPGSPANVLAAVAQKRDCVLIIDQLDAVSLASGRNPQFFDCVAEIIKQTQAHPKMRVVLACRKFDLDNDHRLQCLTDINGIADTVTINRLPHPTVQKVVSELYLDAIRLNAKQLNLLSVPLHLSLLAEIVGDSTIDALDFGSAKDLYDKFWERKQNLLREHCGHSVEWTRVIDRLCDYISNRQTLSAPQEVLDDRADDAKAMASEHVLIWDSKRVSFFHEGFFDYAFARRFVAKGLKLLPFLTSSEQHLFRRAQVRQILLHQREADFEYYLDNLRELLTSSDIRFHLKQVIFALLAALNDPTEEEWKIIASLMGAQNNPLTQQVWGIFRRSVVWFQLLDSLGIIQQWLRNETEERIDQTVTLLSIMQRQIPDRISELVEPYIGVSEIWRNRLNELVQRAELTTGERFFKLFLRLIDEGILDQKKEIIDDTRDFWMRIYSLAQKRPKWACEAISHYLNRYLALSLATEEPNLFHRKSGTLPHSQFAKQVLTKSARNAPTTFIKYLLPFMLRVMEATALREGNLPWLDRVWAYRSPGEVHSIDDALLREMEVALSSLAKNQPEDFSFIVAEQLLRQSKFETVQYLLIHAYAANGEKFANEAAAYLCDQPTRLQTGYAICSVGSEGASFWATRQLLEAITPHCSNKHLAMLETTILNYYPESEKTAGMHSSYGHAQFVLLEGITSSRRSESVTRRLQEWQRKFGKESVKAPNPIEVSLVGPPIPESATQKMTDEQWLRAIQRYDRDSLGFNKDWSFAGGAGELSHLLEKQVKIEPKRFAALVSQFPDDTHPSYFEAVLRGIADISVDIEATIRLSEQLFAALVSQFPDNTHPIYVKAVLRSIADLDVNLEIDISLDIETDIGAVCQRCHQLPNHPCGRWISWLIGELADLPWSEEAFDIVTWYAVNDPDPEQEWWRTETSNGQVYWGGNIVDAGINSTRGSAVSAITKLILADKNRLSYFQLTLQQIVQDRSIAVRSCVAELLMVVLNYDRDLAVNLFQELCNTEDVLLGTETVEYFLYYALPTHFEALKSILERMVISESTEVAKIGARQACLTSLAIEEARWLSELCLSGTEAHRTAAAEIFVANFHTAGFREFCESALVQLFHDRSQEVRSQAAKCFFCFEGEQLGNYVSLIEAFVQSPAFTSNSYDLIHALEKTTAKLPDVTYQMCQQFLDGINSDEPSIRARTIAMADKVSLLLLRVYTQSKQEAMRSHCLDLIDRMAQIEVYGLDEALTQFER, from the coding sequence ATGCCTTTACCTGGCGGAGCTACTGACAAATTTGGTAATCGTTATGAAGTGCGCTGGACAGTAGCCTGTATGATAGAGGTCATGGACGAGAACGCCGATAGCATCCGTTTAGAACCACCAGGCGTAGAAGGAGAAGGCGTTGAGTTCTGGCTTAGTAAAGGAAACAGTCGTGGATATCACCAGGTTAAAAGGCAGCAGAGTGTTGGAAATTGGACTATAGTTAATTTAAAAAACAAAGAAATTTTGTCAAATTTTTGGAAAAAACTAACAAAGTCTTCCACAGCCGAATGTGTTTTTATTTCTACCGATAGGGCGTTTCAACTAGATGAATTGGCTGATAATGCTAAGAGATCGGCATCTTGGCAGGAGTTTGAGCGAGAGTTCCTGAACTCCGGTAAAGCCCAAACCAGTGAACGACTGAAGAATTTTCAAGAGCTATGCCGATGCTGGAATAACTGCCCGGAAACAGAAGCTTACGAAGCGCTCCAGCGAATTAGTGTGAGAGTGATGGATGAAGAATCTCTCCGTACTAATATTGAAGGTCGAATAGCTGCCTTAGTAGAGGGCGAATCGGCAACAGTTGTAGATGTACTCGCACAATTTGCACTGGACGAAGTTCATCATGAGTTGACAGCACACGACATTTGGCATCATTTGGAAAAAAAACACAGGCTTCGCCGTCGCCAGTGGGGTAAAGATCCCCATGTTTTGACTGCTGTTGACGATGCTAACAATCGCTATTTCTCCCCACTTCGCGATGCGGCGATCGCCAACCAAGTAATTCCCCGTGACGAAGCCCAAACAGTCCTGCGAAAACTAGCTGCTCCAGATACTAAGCGTGGCTTGTTGCTATTAGGCGAAGCCGGAGTTGGTAAAAGCGGTGTCATGCTTCAAGTGCTAGAGGCACTTCGAGATCGAGGAGTGCCAACGTTAGCTTTTCGCATAGACCGTTTAGAACCCACCTTATTACCGAATGATGTTGGTCAGCAGCTAGGTTTGCCCGGTTCTCCAGCCAACGTTTTAGCAGCTGTTGCCCAGAAACGAGATTGTGTATTAATTATTGACCAACTCGATGCAGTAAGTTTAGCTTCTGGTCGTAACCCCCAATTCTTTGATTGTGTGGCGGAAATCATCAAACAGACTCAAGCACATCCAAAAATGCGTGTAGTGCTGGCTTGCCGAAAGTTTGACTTGGATAATGACCACAGATTGCAATGTTTGACAGATATTAATGGCATTGCTGACACTGTGACTATTAACCGCCTGCCTCATCCAACAGTACAAAAAGTTGTTAGTGAACTATATTTAGATGCAATACGATTAAACGCAAAGCAGTTGAATTTGCTGTCTGTTCCCTTACACCTAAGTTTGCTAGCGGAAATTGTAGGAGATTCCACGATTGATGCTCTAGATTTTGGAAGTGCTAAGGATCTGTACGATAAATTTTGGGAGCGCAAGCAGAATTTGTTGCGAGAACATTGCGGTCATTCCGTAGAATGGACACGGGTAATAGATCGGCTTTGTGACTACATCAGTAATCGGCAGACTTTATCAGCTCCTCAAGAGGTTCTCGATGACCGCGCAGATGATGCCAAAGCAATGGCATCTGAACACGTTTTAATCTGGGATAGCAAACGAGTTTCGTTTTTCCATGAAGGTTTTTTCGATTACGCTTTTGCTCGTCGCTTCGTCGCCAAAGGTCTGAAATTATTGCCATTTTTAACAAGCAGCGAGCAACATCTGTTTCGTCGCGCCCAGGTTCGACAAATTCTGCTTCACCAACGCGAGGCAGATTTTGAGTACTACCTTGACAATCTTAGAGAACTGCTCACTAGCTCTGACATTCGCTTCCACTTAAAGCAAGTGATATTTGCTCTGTTAGCAGCACTGAATGACCCAACAGAAGAGGAATGGAAGATAATCGCCTCGCTAATGGGCGCTCAAAATAATCCTCTTACCCAACAAGTCTGGGGAATTTTTCGTCGCTCTGTTGTTTGGTTTCAACTGCTAGACTCTCTTGGAATCATACAGCAGTGGCTAAGAAATGAGACTGAAGAACGCATCGACCAAACAGTAACATTACTATCGATTATGCAAAGGCAGATACCAGACCGGATATCTGAACTAGTAGAACCTTATATTGGGGTATCAGAAATATGGCGTAATCGGCTGAACGAACTTGTACAAAGGGCAGAACTTACTACTGGAGAGCGTTTTTTCAAACTCTTCCTGCGGTTAATTGATGAAGGTATTCTTGACCAAAAAAAAGAAATTATCGATGACACTCGTGATTTCTGGATGCGAATTTATTCCTTAGCCCAGAAGCGACCTAAGTGGGCCTGTGAAGCAATTAGCCATTATTTGAATCGATATTTGGCTCTCAGCCTCGCTACGGAAGAGCCTAATCTATTTCACCGGAAATCCGGCACTCTCCCCCATAGCCAGTTTGCTAAACAAGTTTTAACAAAGAGCGCTCGTAACGCTCCAACTACATTTATCAAATATTTACTTCCTTTTATGCTTCGTGTAATGGAAGCGACAGCATTAAGAGAAGGTAATCTACCTTGGTTAGATCGAGTTTGGGCATATCGCTCTCCTGGGGAAGTTCATAGCATTGATGATGCCTTGCTGAGGGAGATGGAAGTAGCATTATCTAGTTTGGCAAAGAATCAGCCTGAAGATTTTTCTTTTATAGTTGCTGAACAGCTACTTCGCCAATCAAAATTTGAAACAGTTCAGTATCTGTTAATCCATGCTTATGCTGCCAACGGAGAAAAGTTTGCAAATGAAGCCGCTGCTTATCTGTGTGATCAACCAACACGACTCCAAACAGGATATGCAATTTGTAGCGTGGGTAGTGAAGGAGCTTCCTTCTGGGCAACTCGCCAACTCTTAGAGGCAATTACTCCGCACTGTTCTAATAAGCATTTAGCAATGCTTGAGACGACGATCTTGAACTATTATCCTGAGTCAGAAAAAACAGCTGGTATGCACTCTTCTTATGGTCATGCACAGTTTGTGTTGCTCGAAGGCATCACTTCCTCTCGGCGCTCAGAGTCAGTTACCCGTCGCCTACAAGAATGGCAGCGAAAATTTGGTAAAGAGTCAGTAAAAGCACCAAACCCAATTGAGGTAAGTTTGGTTGGCCCTCCGATACCAGAATCGGCAACACAGAAGATGACTGATGAGCAGTGGTTGAGAGCTATTCAGCGCTATGACCGGGATAGCTTGGGCTTCAACAAAGACTGGTCTTTTGCAGGTGGGGCAGGCGAGTTATCACATCTTCTAGAAAAGCAAGTGAAGATTGAACCCAAACGTTTTGCTGCATTAGTTAGCCAGTTTCCAGATGATACCCATCCAAGCTATTTTGAAGCGGTTTTACGGGGCATTGCTGATATTAGCGTGGATATAGAAGCTACAATTCGTTTATCTGAGCAACTTTTTGCTGCATTAGTTAGCCAGTTTCCAGATAATACGCATCCAATTTATGTGAAGGCAGTTCTAAGGAGCATTGCCGATCTTGATGTAAATTTAGAAATTGATATTAGTCTAGATATAGAAACTGATATTGGTGCTGTATGTCAGCGTTGCCATCAATTACCCAATCACCCTTGCGGTCGTTGGATTAGTTGGCTGATTGGCGAATTAGCTGATTTGCCCTGGTCTGAAGAGGCTTTTGATATTGTAACTTGGTATGCCGTAAACGACCCCGATCCAGAGCAAGAGTGGTGGCGCACTGAGACTTCCAACGGACAGGTTTACTGGGGTGGTAATATTGTGGACGCGGGAATTAATTCCACACGCGGAAGTGCTGTGAGCGCGATTACCAAACTAATTTTAGCTGACAAAAATCGGCTCTCTTATTTCCAATTAACTCTCCAACAGATAGTTCAAGACCGCTCAATTGCTGTAAGGTCATGTGTTGCTGAATTACTAATGGTTGTGTTGAATTATGACCGAGATTTAGCTGTCAACTTATTTCAGGAACTTTGTAATACTGAAGATGTGCTTCTGGGAACAGAGACAGTTGAATACTTTTTGTACTACGCCCTACCAACGCACTTTGAAGCACTAAAATCCATTCTTGAACGAATGGTAATATCTGAATCAACCGAAGTAGCCAAGATCGGCGCTCGACAAGCCTGCTTGACATCCTTAGCTATAGAAGAGGCACGTTGGCTTTCTGAACTTTGTCTGTCTGGCACAGAAGCTCATAGAACAGCTGCGGCTGAAATATTTGTTGCCAACTTTCATACAGCAGGTTTTCGTGAGTTCTGCGAAAGTGCATTGGTTCAACTTTTCCACGATCGCAGTCAAGAAGTTCGTTCCCAAGCTGCTAAGTGTTTCTTTTGCTTTGAGGGGGAGCAACTAGGTAATTACGTCAGCTTGATTGAAGCCTTTGTACAGAGTCCTGCATTTACCAGCAACTCCTATGACTTAATCCATGCCTTGGAAAAGACAACAGCCAAACTGCCAGATGTTACCTATCAGATGTGCCAGCAGTTTCTCGACGGCATTAACTCAGATGAGCCTAGTATTCGCGCTCGCACAATTGCTATGGCAGATAAAGTTAGTCTATTGCTCCTGCGGGTATATACCCAAAGCAAACAGGAAGCAATGCGATCGCATTGCCTTGACCTGATTGACCGAATGGCTCAGATCGAAGTCTACGGATTAGATGAAGCCTTAACCCAGTTTGAAAGATAA
- a CDS encoding ATP-binding protein — MNDLVTQLLDQTTKRIDERLDYLDSVPNANRVARETGQLVLKDLQISPNSQTFIIEPSGQIIAYSTPSKRNVPPAVIPQQIVQQQILIELSINRLIERFGSLYALEQSQTLNFTLSDRKYLLQVKPFSESGILSKTSHDWLIVALVPETDFIQQVNFNIRATFVSCFLTLILSILLLFLIALRIEMKLRRLIEATQAIAAGDLNQQVPGSNVAELEQLARAFNQMSRQLQQYHHQSEYYSLRLQQKIESKTRQLKHKNRELKLAKKAAEAANHAKSAFLANMSHELRTPLNAIIGFAQQLTRHQLATPEQRSSLDIINRSGSHLLKLINNILSLSKIEAGQIPFDEIAFDLYALLGELEQMLQLKASSKGLELVFECCERVPQYVRTDESKLRQVLLNLLENAIKFTPDGGTVQLQVKVTDRLPPIPNQPLRSTIQGLVFCVKDTGYGIAPEEINYLFKPFWQSETGKHAQTGTGLGLAISRQFIKLMGGKITAKSKSGKGTAFHFYIRVGLAKATEIKNYQLSPRVIGLAPNQPKYRILVVDDQWENRLLLSQFCKSVGFAVWEASNGREAVQLWQQHQPHLIWMDIRMPVLDGYQATQLIKEQPLGKDTFVIAISASAFASEREKAFQVGCNDFVSKPFEEAVILEKMALYLGIRYLYEQPPSNSSRTHQLVPRLSARSLAVLPQKLLVQLHEAATLGDDQKVKQLLTRIPDAHQALKVALVQLVEQLRLDTISDLTKLYAQAEAVSKAN; from the coding sequence ATGAATGATTTAGTTACACAGTTACTTGACCAAACGACTAAACGGATTGACGAACGTCTAGATTACCTCGACAGTGTTCCCAATGCTAACCGGGTTGCTCGCGAAACCGGACAATTAGTTTTAAAAGATTTACAAATTAGCCCTAACAGTCAGACTTTTATCATAGAACCTTCTGGTCAAATCATTGCCTATTCTACTCCCAGCAAAAGAAATGTTCCACCCGCTGTTATACCTCAGCAAATAGTTCAACAACAGATTTTAATTGAATTATCTATTAATCGATTAATCGAACGGTTTGGTAGTTTGTATGCGCTCGAGCAAAGCCAAACGCTAAATTTTACTCTTTCCGATCGTAAATATTTATTACAAGTTAAGCCTTTTTCTGAATCCGGTATCTTGTCCAAAACCAGTCATGATTGGTTAATTGTAGCTTTAGTACCTGAAACTGATTTCATTCAACAAGTTAATTTCAATATTCGTGCTACATTTGTGTCGTGTTTTTTGACTTTAATTCTTTCTATTTTACTGCTTTTTCTGATTGCTTTGCGAATAGAAATGAAATTGCGGCGGTTGATTGAGGCTACCCAAGCTATTGCAGCAGGCGACCTCAATCAACAAGTGCCAGGTAGTAATGTAGCTGAATTAGAACAATTGGCTCGTGCTTTCAATCAAATGAGTCGGCAGTTGCAACAGTACCACCATCAATCAGAATACTATTCTCTTCGACTTCAGCAGAAAATCGAATCTAAAACTCGTCAATTGAAACATAAAAATCGAGAACTAAAACTTGCTAAAAAGGCAGCAGAAGCAGCTAACCATGCTAAAAGTGCGTTTCTGGCTAACATGAGCCACGAATTAAGGACACCCCTCAATGCCATTATTGGTTTTGCACAGCAACTAACTCGCCATCAGCTAGCGACTCCCGAACAAAGATCCAGTTTAGATATTATTAATCGTAGTGGTTCTCATTTGTTGAAACTGATTAATAATATTCTGTCTTTATCTAAGATAGAGGCTGGTCAAATTCCCTTTGATGAGATAGCTTTTGACTTATATGCCCTTCTGGGTGAACTAGAACAAATGCTGCAATTAAAAGCTAGCTCGAAAGGATTAGAACTGGTATTTGAGTGCTGCGAACGAGTACCACAATACGTGCGAACGGATGAAAGCAAATTACGCCAAGTTCTGCTCAATCTTTTGGAAAATGCGATTAAATTTACCCCTGATGGTGGTACTGTTCAGCTTCAAGTAAAAGTTACCGACCGTTTACCTCCCATTCCCAACCAACCGCTCCGTTCAACTATTCAAGGATTAGTATTTTGCGTAAAGGATACTGGTTACGGTATTGCTCCTGAAGAGATAAATTATTTATTTAAACCGTTTTGGCAAAGTGAAACTGGCAAGCACGCTCAAACTGGCACTGGTTTGGGATTGGCAATTAGCCGTCAATTTATCAAATTAATGGGTGGCAAAATTACAGCCAAAAGCAAGTCAGGAAAAGGAACGGCTTTTCATTTTTATATTCGAGTTGGTTTGGCTAAAGCGACAGAAATTAAAAATTATCAATTATCGCCTAGAGTGATTGGGTTAGCACCCAACCAACCAAAATATCGTATTTTGGTGGTTGATGACCAGTGGGAAAATCGTTTACTTTTAAGTCAGTTTTGTAAGTCAGTTGGTTTTGCAGTTTGGGAAGCATCAAATGGAAGGGAAGCGGTTCAATTATGGCAGCAACATCAGCCACATTTAATTTGGATGGATATTCGGATGCCCGTGCTGGATGGCTATCAAGCTACTCAATTGATTAAAGAGCAACCGTTAGGTAAAGATACATTTGTTATTGCTATTAGTGCTAGCGCTTTTGCTAGCGAACGGGAAAAAGCTTTCCAGGTTGGTTGTAATGATTTTGTATCTAAACCATTTGAAGAGGCTGTGATTCTGGAAAAGATGGCTCTTTATCTTGGTATTCGTTATCTCTACGAACAGCCTCCTTCTAATTCATCCAGAACCCATCAGTTGGTTCCTCGACTTTCGGCTCGCTCTTTAGCTGTACTACCTCAAAAACTGCTTGTTCAATTACACGAGGCTGCTACTCTTGGCGATGATCAAAAGGTTAAACAACTTCTGACACGAATTCCTGATGCTCATCAGGCATTAAAAGTTGCTCTCGTTCAATTGGTTGAGCAGCTTCGATTAGACACAATTAGCGACCTGACTAAATTATATGCTCAAGCTGAAGCAGTATCAAAAGCAAATTGA